A single genomic interval of Noviherbaspirillum cavernae harbors:
- a CDS encoding M20 aminoacylase family protein, with the protein MQLIDPIIQFHSELQKIRRDIHAHPELCFEEQRTADVVANKLTEWGIPVLRGMGITGVVGVISKGKGTRAVGLRADMDALPMQEINSFPHASKHEGKMHACGHDGHTAMLLGAAHYLSQHGDFDGTVYVIFQPAEEGGGGARRMMDDGLFTQCPMEAVFGMHNWPGVAVGTFGVTTGPMMASSNEFEVVVRGKGAHAAQPHKGIDPIMVAIQIAQSWQTIISRNRNPLDAGVLSITQIHSGSATNVIPDEATLIGTVRTFTTGALDLIEQRMRAIAEHTAAAFDAQVDFGFNRNYPPLINHEKETAFAIEVLQSVVGAQNVDTKVEPTMGAEDFAFMLQEKPGCYVFIGNGEGAHRDSGHGLGPCNLHNPSYDFNDDLLPIGATYWVRLAEAYLRKA; encoded by the coding sequence ATGCAATTGATCGATCCGATTATCCAGTTCCATTCCGAGTTGCAGAAAATCCGGCGCGACATCCACGCGCATCCCGAACTGTGCTTCGAGGAACAGCGCACTGCCGACGTCGTCGCGAACAAGCTGACCGAATGGGGCATCCCGGTGTTGCGCGGCATGGGCATCACCGGCGTGGTCGGTGTCATCAGCAAAGGCAAGGGTACGCGCGCAGTCGGTCTGCGTGCCGACATGGATGCGCTGCCGATGCAGGAGATCAACAGCTTCCCTCATGCATCGAAACACGAAGGAAAGATGCACGCCTGCGGCCATGACGGCCACACGGCAATGCTGCTCGGCGCCGCACATTACCTGTCTCAACACGGCGACTTCGACGGCACCGTGTACGTGATCTTTCAGCCGGCCGAGGAAGGCGGCGGCGGCGCGCGGCGCATGATGGATGACGGCCTGTTCACGCAATGCCCGATGGAAGCCGTGTTCGGCATGCACAACTGGCCTGGCGTGGCGGTCGGCACGTTCGGCGTGACGACGGGACCGATGATGGCATCGTCCAACGAGTTCGAAGTCGTGGTCAGGGGCAAGGGCGCGCATGCCGCGCAGCCGCACAAGGGCATCGACCCGATCATGGTCGCGATCCAGATCGCGCAGAGCTGGCAAACCATCATTTCGCGCAACAGGAATCCGCTCGATGCCGGCGTGCTGTCGATCACGCAGATCCATTCCGGCAGCGCGACCAACGTGATCCCCGACGAGGCGACGCTGATCGGCACCGTGCGCACCTTCACGACCGGCGCACTGGACCTGATCGAGCAACGCATGCGCGCGATTGCCGAACACACTGCGGCGGCGTTCGACGCACAGGTGGACTTCGGCTTCAATCGCAACTACCCGCCGCTGATCAACCACGAAAAGGAAACCGCATTCGCAATCGAGGTGCTGCAGTCCGTGGTCGGCGCGCAGAACGTCGACACGAAAGTGGAGCCGACCATGGGAGCGGAAGACTTCGCCTTCATGCTGCAGGAAAAGCCGGGCTGCTATGTCTTCATCGGCAACGGCGAAGGCGCGCATCGCGACAGCGGCCACGGTCTCGGGCCGTGCAACCTGCACAATCCGAGCTACGATTTCAACGATGACTTGCTGCCGATCGGCGCGACGTATTGGGTGAGGCTTGCGGAGGCGTATCTGCGCAAGGCGTAA
- a CDS encoding DUF3047 domain-containing protein yields the protein MNRIFVSLLLLVMIAGCALRQVPDDDAAPAVASGNAKDRLAPFSAGAPGGLPSGWEPVVILRTKKPTHYQLVAEQERTVLHAKAVGASSGLMQHVSIDPLQQPWLTWQWKIAGLVKTADNFHGATEDSPVRIVLGFDGDKDTLPFADQVLFDTAKLITGHDFPYATMMYIWENKAPVGTVIANSRSKRIQKVVAASGPDGIGQWKNFTRNIVEDYERAFGEKPGRLIGVGVLTDTDNTGETVEAWYGDIRVLRERM from the coding sequence ATGAATCGAATTTTTGTTTCGCTCCTGTTGCTGGTCATGATTGCCGGATGCGCGCTGCGCCAGGTCCCGGACGACGATGCCGCCCCGGCCGTCGCGTCGGGCAATGCGAAGGACCGGCTTGCACCGTTCTCCGCCGGTGCGCCCGGCGGTCTGCCGTCCGGATGGGAGCCGGTTGTCATCCTGCGCACGAAGAAGCCGACCCACTATCAACTCGTGGCCGAGCAAGAACGCACCGTGCTGCACGCGAAGGCGGTCGGCGCCTCATCCGGTTTGATGCAGCATGTCAGCATCGATCCGCTGCAGCAACCCTGGCTCACGTGGCAATGGAAGATCGCGGGACTCGTCAAGACCGCGGACAATTTTCACGGCGCGACGGAGGATTCGCCGGTGCGCATCGTGCTCGGTTTCGACGGCGACAAGGACACGCTGCCGTTCGCGGACCAGGTGCTGTTCGACACCGCCAAGCTGATCACCGGTCATGACTTTCCCTATGCGACGATGATGTACATCTGGGAAAACAAGGCACCGGTCGGCACCGTTATCGCGAACAGCCGCAGCAAGCGCATCCAGAAGGTCGTGGCGGCCAGCGGGCCGGACGGCATCGGTCAATGGAAGAATTTCACCCGCAATATCGTGGAAGACTACGAAAGGGCATTCGGCGAAAAACCGGGACGCCTGATCGGCGTCGGCGTGCTGACCGATACCGACAACACCGGCGAAACGGTGGAAGCCTGGTACGGCGACATTCGGGTCTTGCGCGAGCGCATGTAG
- a CDS encoding ABC transporter ATP-binding protein/permease gives MTPGPSEPTNWRAMWRLIQPYWSSDEKWKARGLLAAVIALALGMVYLDVQFNTWNRDFYNALETKDFQVFKEQLWRFSWLAFIYIAVAIYRIYLTQALEINWRAWMTRQYMERWLENQAYYRIEQSRSADNPDQRIAEDLNLLTSGFLTLSLGLLSSVVTLVSFIGILWSVSGPLSFMLGAREWTIPGYMVWFAIAYAGIGSMLVWRIGLPLVRQNFLQQRYEADFRFGLIRIRENAEPVALYRGEPQERSQLATRFARIRENWWQIMRTTKRLNVASTFYAQFAIIFPFLVGAPRFFAGTITLGGLMQISSAFGQVQEALSWFINAFSSLASWKASVNRLAGFHAAIDRARKQTSGIVVTRNNVGAILLEDVVLRLPDGAPLTQPLTADIHVGQHILVTGPSGCGKSTLFRAIADIWPYGSGSIEIPADARLLFLPQKGYLPIGTLREAIAYPAAEDAYKDLAIRHYLDAVRLPHLKGLLDASDNWSQRLSPGEQQRLAFVRVLLWRPQVLFLDEATSALDAATEEALYELVLRELPAAAVISIAHRDAVAKFHQLHWQFVHEPARVSEISAAPETLRYTIQRTKFARLPAKELVEGTP, from the coding sequence ATGACTCCAGGCCCATCCGAACCTACCAACTGGCGCGCCATGTGGCGCTTGATTCAACCGTACTGGAGTTCGGATGAGAAATGGAAAGCGCGTGGCTTGCTGGCCGCGGTCATCGCGCTTGCGCTCGGCATGGTCTATCTGGATGTGCAGTTCAATACCTGGAACCGCGATTTCTACAACGCGCTGGAAACGAAGGATTTCCAGGTGTTCAAGGAACAGCTGTGGCGATTTTCTTGGCTGGCATTCATCTACATCGCGGTTGCAATCTATCGCATCTATCTGACGCAGGCGCTGGAGATCAACTGGCGCGCGTGGATGACGCGCCAGTACATGGAACGGTGGCTCGAGAATCAGGCGTACTACCGCATCGAGCAAAGCCGCAGCGCCGACAACCCCGACCAGCGCATCGCCGAAGACCTGAACCTGCTCACCAGCGGCTTCCTCACGCTCTCGCTCGGACTGCTATCGAGCGTCGTGACGCTGGTGTCCTTCATCGGCATCCTGTGGTCGGTCAGCGGCCCGCTGTCCTTCATGCTCGGCGCGCGCGAATGGACGATCCCGGGCTATATGGTGTGGTTCGCGATTGCCTACGCGGGCATCGGCTCCATGCTGGTGTGGCGAATCGGCTTGCCGCTGGTGCGACAGAATTTCCTGCAGCAGCGTTATGAAGCGGACTTCCGGTTCGGACTGATCCGCATCCGCGAAAATGCCGAGCCGGTCGCGCTGTATCGCGGCGAGCCGCAGGAGCGATCGCAGCTGGCGACGCGCTTTGCGCGCATCCGCGAGAACTGGTGGCAGATCATGCGCACCACCAAGCGCCTGAACGTTGCCTCCACCTTCTATGCGCAGTTCGCCATCATCTTTCCCTTCCTGGTCGGCGCACCGCGCTTTTTTGCCGGAACCATCACGCTCGGCGGATTGATGCAGATCAGCTCCGCCTTCGGACAGGTGCAGGAGGCGCTGTCCTGGTTCATCAATGCCTTCAGTTCGCTGGCGAGCTGGAAGGCGAGTGTCAATCGCCTCGCCGGATTCCATGCCGCGATCGATCGTGCCCGCAAGCAGACTTCCGGCATCGTCGTCACGCGCAACAACGTCGGCGCGATTCTGCTGGAGGACGTGGTCTTGCGGTTGCCGGACGGCGCGCCGCTGACACAGCCGCTGACGGCGGACATCCACGTCGGCCAACACATTCTCGTGACCGGGCCATCGGGCTGCGGCAAATCGACGCTGTTTCGCGCGATCGCCGATATCTGGCCGTACGGTTCCGGCAGCATCGAGATTCCCGCCGATGCCCGGCTGCTGTTCCTGCCGCAGAAGGGCTACCTGCCGATCGGCACGCTGCGCGAAGCGATTGCCTATCCCGCTGCGGAAGATGCCTACAAGGACCTGGCCATCCGCCACTATCTCGATGCGGTCAGGCTGCCGCATCTGAAGGGCTTGCTGGACGCGTCCGACAACTGGAGCCAGCGCCTGTCGCCGGGCGAGCAGCAGCGGCTGGCGTTTGTGCGCGTGCTGCTGTGGCGGCCGCAGGTGCTGTTCCTGGACGAGGCGACCAGCGCGCTCGATGCGGCGACGGAAGAGGCACTGTACGAACTCGTGCTGCGAGAACTGCCGGCTGCCGCGGTGATCAGCATTGCGCATCGCGACGCTGTGGCGAAATTCCATCAACTTCATTGGCAGTTTGTTCACGAACCGGCGCGCGTGTCTGAAATATCCGCCGCACCGGAAACATTGCGCTATACAATCCAGCGAACCAAATTCGCCCGGCTGCCGGCGAAGGAGCTCGTCGAGGGAACGCCGTGA
- a CDS encoding Bug family tripartite tricarboxylate transporter substrate binding protein, protein MKLNRLLSILGAAAALLFNVAAHAQIYPSKPIKLVVPFAAGGTTDILARAVGAELGKAWGQQVIIDNRPGAGGNIGSEIVAKSAADGYTLLMGTVGTHAINQALYPKLPYDPVKDFAPVTLVAAVPNVLVINTALAEKNKITDVKSFIAYARAHPGKLNMASSGNGTSIHLAGELFKTLTRTYMVHIPYRGSSPAVTDLIGGQADVMFDNLPSSMPFIKAGKLRALAVTSSKPSPALPDVPTIAQSGGELANYEASSWFGILAPAGTPKDIVDKLQQEIAKALSSPAVKEKLIAQGADPIGNTPEQFAAHIQAESKKWAKVVKDSGAKVD, encoded by the coding sequence ATGAAACTCAATCGCTTGCTATCGATCCTCGGTGCCGCCGCCGCACTGCTCTTCAATGTGGCGGCGCACGCCCAGATCTATCCTTCGAAGCCGATCAAGCTGGTCGTGCCCTTCGCCGCCGGCGGTACCACCGATATCCTGGCGCGCGCAGTCGGCGCGGAACTGGGCAAGGCGTGGGGGCAGCAGGTGATCATCGACAATCGGCCCGGAGCGGGCGGCAACATCGGTTCGGAGATCGTTGCCAAGTCCGCTGCCGACGGCTACACCCTGCTGATGGGAACGGTCGGCACGCATGCGATCAATCAGGCCTTGTACCCGAAGCTGCCCTACGATCCGGTCAAGGATTTTGCCCCGGTCACGCTGGTGGCCGCCGTGCCGAACGTGCTTGTCATCAACACCGCGCTGGCGGAAAAGAACAAGATCACCGACGTCAAGAGCTTCATCGCCTACGCGAGAGCGCATCCCGGCAAGCTCAACATGGCGTCGAGCGGCAACGGCACCTCGATCCATCTGGCCGGCGAACTGTTCAAGACGTTAACGCGTACCTACATGGTACACATTCCCTATCGCGGTTCGTCGCCGGCCGTGACCGATTTGATCGGCGGTCAGGCCGACGTGATGTTCGACAATCTGCCGTCGTCGATGCCCTTCATCAAGGCGGGCAAGCTGCGTGCGCTGGCCGTCACCAGCAGCAAGCCGTCGCCGGCCCTGCCCGATGTGCCGACCATTGCGCAGAGCGGCGGCGAACTGGCCAATTATGAGGCCAGTTCGTGGTTCGGCATCCTCGCGCCGGCGGGCACGCCGAAGGACATCGTCGACAAGCTGCAGCAGGAAATCGCGAAGGCGCTATCCAGTCCTGCCGTGAAGGAAAAGCTGATCGCCCAAGGCGCCGACCCGATCGGCAATACGCCGGAACAATTCGCCGCGCATATCCAGGCCGAGTCGAAAAAATGGGCCAAGGTGGTGAAGGATTCCGGTGCGAAGGTGGATTGA
- a CDS encoding SMP-30/gluconolactonase/LRE family protein codes for MQLGECPLWVPDESALYWIDIAGQAVHRHDTDSGTHQSWPLASEPGCIARCAGGGLVVAMRSGLALLDTASGALTPIASAPYDVSTTRFNDGRCDDAGRLWTGTIYEPRDHPLGSLFCIERGVLRDAAKPVTVSNGVAFSRDYRTLYHADTAAHRVMAYDFDLASGKIGDGRLFKQFSMDKSQDYGGRPDGAAVDSEDAYWCAMYEGGRVLRLSRFGDVLQEIALPVRCPTMLAFGGTDLRTLYITTARHNRPAEELARHPLSGCVLTLRVDVPGRIEPAYLR; via the coding sequence ATGCAACTCGGAGAATGTCCGCTATGGGTGCCGGATGAGTCGGCACTCTACTGGATCGACATCGCCGGCCAGGCGGTCCATCGCCACGATACGGATAGCGGCACACATCAATCGTGGCCGCTGGCGTCGGAGCCGGGATGCATCGCCCGCTGCGCCGGCGGCGGTCTGGTGGTTGCCATGCGCAGCGGCCTTGCCTTGCTCGATACGGCAAGCGGCGCGTTGACCCCGATTGCCAGCGCCCCGTATGACGTATCGACAACGCGCTTCAACGACGGACGCTGCGATGACGCCGGCCGCCTCTGGACCGGAACAATCTATGAGCCGCGCGACCACCCCCTGGGATCGCTGTTTTGCATCGAACGCGGAGTACTGCGCGATGCAGCCAAGCCGGTAACGGTCTCGAACGGCGTCGCATTCAGCCGCGACTACCGCACCCTGTATCACGCCGATACGGCCGCGCACAGGGTCATGGCATACGACTTCGACCTTGCCAGCGGGAAAATCGGCGACGGCCGCTTGTTCAAGCAGTTTTCCATGGATAAATCGCAAGACTACGGCGGCCGCCCCGATGGCGCTGCAGTGGACAGCGAAGACGCCTATTGGTGCGCAATGTACGAAGGCGGACGCGTCCTGCGGCTGTCACGCTTCGGCGACGTGCTGCAGGAAATCGCCCTGCCGGTGCGATGCCCGACGATGCTCGCCTTCGGCGGCACGGATCTGCGCACGCTCTACATCACCACCGCCCGCCATAACCGCCCCGCTGAAGAACTTGCAAGACATCCTCTGTCCGGCTGCGTGCTGACGCTGCGGGTCGATGTCCCGGGTCGCATCGAGCCCGCATACCTTCGATAG
- a CDS encoding acyloxyacyl hydrolase, protein MIASRTPWIAVAGCTLLTLPTPGLAIDSTSLEFGAGDHTKMVRAGLQWKWQRQWWKSNGTHLGGYWDASLAQWRGNRFQDVKGNTQNITSLGITPVFRFQRDSMKGFYAEAGIGIHYLSERYDNGNRQLSTRFQFGDLLGIGYVFQNNLDVGIRLQHFSNGGYRQPNDGVNFAFVRVSYGF, encoded by the coding sequence ATGATTGCAAGCAGAACACCATGGATAGCCGTCGCTGGTTGCACATTGTTGACGCTGCCCACCCCCGGCCTCGCCATCGATTCGACATCGCTTGAATTCGGCGCCGGCGATCATACAAAAATGGTTCGCGCCGGCCTGCAATGGAAGTGGCAGCGTCAATGGTGGAAGTCCAACGGCACGCACCTCGGCGGCTATTGGGACGCGAGTCTCGCGCAATGGCGCGGCAACCGCTTTCAGGATGTCAAAGGAAACACGCAGAACATTACCTCGCTCGGCATCACCCCGGTATTTCGCTTCCAGCGCGACAGCATGAAAGGCTTCTATGCGGAAGCCGGAATCGGCATCCACTACCTCTCCGAACGCTACGACAACGGTAACCGCCAGCTATCCACCCGATTCCAGTTCGGCGACCTCCTCGGCATCGGATATGTTTTCCAGAACAACCTCGATGTCGGCATCAGGCTCCAGCATTTTTCCAACGGCGGCTACAGACAGCCAAACGATGGCGTCAATTTCGCGTTCGTACGAGTCAGTTATGGCTTCTGA
- a CDS encoding enoyl-CoA hydratase, whose product MNYKNILVETRDKVGVIQLNRPKAMNALNDQLMDELGDALLKFDADEKIGCIVITGSDKAFAAGADISAMAKYTYMDVYKGEYISRNWEHIRRVRKPVIAAVAGYALGGGCELAMMCDFIIAAETAKFGQPEIKIGTTPGAGGTQRLPRAISKAKAMDLCLTARIMDAAEAERAGLVSRIVPADKLLDEAFSAAAIIASMSLPIAMMVKESINRAYETTLTEGILFERRMFHGTFGTEDQKEGMEAFLEKRPPMFKNS is encoded by the coding sequence ATGAATTACAAAAACATACTGGTAGAGACTCGCGACAAGGTCGGAGTGATTCAATTGAATCGCCCCAAGGCCATGAATGCCCTCAATGATCAATTGATGGACGAATTGGGTGATGCATTATTGAAATTCGACGCGGATGAAAAAATCGGTTGCATCGTCATTACCGGCAGCGACAAGGCTTTCGCTGCCGGTGCCGACATTAGTGCGATGGCCAAATACACATACATGGATGTGTATAAGGGCGAGTACATCTCGCGCAATTGGGAACACATTCGGCGCGTGCGCAAACCGGTGATTGCCGCCGTCGCAGGATATGCGCTCGGCGGTGGTTGCGAATTGGCAATGATGTGCGATTTCATTATCGCCGCCGAAACCGCGAAATTCGGACAGCCGGAAATCAAGATAGGCACAACTCCCGGGGCTGGTGGTACACAACGCCTCCCGCGTGCCATATCAAAAGCGAAGGCGATGGATTTATGTCTGACCGCCCGAATCATGGATGCGGCAGAAGCAGAACGGGCGGGACTTGTGTCGCGTATCGTGCCGGCTGACAAATTGCTGGATGAGGCATTCTCTGCTGCCGCAATCATTGCAAGCATGTCGTTGCCGATCGCCATGATGGTAAAAGAGTCGATCAATCGCGCATACGAAACCACGCTGACAGAAGGAATTCTCTTTGAGCGCCGCATGTTCCATGGCACTTTCGGAACCGAGGATCAAAAAGAAGGCATGGAAGCATTTCTTGAAAAGCGTCCGCCGATGTTCAAAAACAGCTGA
- a CDS encoding universal stress protein: MFKTILVPTDGSALSEKAIAPAIEFAQKCGSKIIGLSVAEPYPFATILESSSAIESGVYEERMRELAETYVQKIAVAAHNAGVACETSVAQSFAPHEEIINTADKFHCDAIFMASHGRRGFSKLFIGSETQKVLAHSTIPVLVLR, from the coding sequence ATGTTCAAGACCATTCTTGTGCCGACCGATGGGTCCGCACTGTCGGAGAAAGCGATTGCCCCCGCAATCGAGTTTGCGCAGAAATGCGGAAGCAAGATCATCGGGCTGTCCGTTGCGGAGCCCTATCCATTTGCAACAATCCTCGAGAGCTCAAGTGCCATCGAGTCGGGAGTGTATGAAGAGCGAATGCGCGAGTTGGCGGAAACCTATGTGCAGAAAATCGCCGTCGCCGCGCACAATGCGGGCGTGGCCTGCGAAACCAGTGTCGCGCAGTCATTCGCGCCGCATGAGGAAATCATCAATACCGCCGATAAATTCCATTGCGATGCGATATTCATGGCTTCGCACGGGCGAAGGGGGTTCAGCAAATTGTTCATCGGGAGCGAGACGCAAAAGGTATTGGCGCATTCGACCATTCCCGTTCTTGTTCTTCGATAA
- a CDS encoding murein transglycosylase A, with product MSFTRISLLVSATVVVGISIGACTTTPSPQPSSPAVVAAPPVAPAPAEVRKAPLQPTTFSVLPGWARDDLRQAWPAFMSSCDVLIKKEEWKEPCTIAREVDAGSEKAVRLFFESFFVPHQVVNADGSDSGLVTGYYEPLLRGARKRGGPYQTPLHRAPDDLLTIDLTSVYPELKGMRLKGRVVGNKVMPYPSRADMTQSNALSGKELLWVDDPVEAFFLQVQGSGRVQLADTKEVVRVAYADQNGHPYKSIGRYLVDKGAMTLEQASAQSIKAWVAANPARQQELLNANPSYVFFKEEKLADSSRGPKGALGVPLTPQRSIAVDPQFVPLGAPVFLATTLPGKDVPLQRLVMAQDTGGAIKTAVRADYFWGFGAEAGEKAGKMKQRGMLWVLLPKFSESANGSK from the coding sequence ATGTCATTCACGCGCATCAGTTTACTTGTATCCGCAACAGTCGTCGTCGGCATCAGTATCGGTGCCTGCACCACAACTCCATCGCCGCAGCCATCAAGTCCGGCGGTGGTCGCAGCGCCGCCGGTCGCACCTGCACCCGCCGAAGTCAGGAAGGCCCCGCTGCAGCCAACGACATTTTCTGTGCTGCCGGGCTGGGCCAGGGATGATCTGCGTCAGGCATGGCCCGCGTTCATGTCGTCCTGCGACGTGCTGATCAAGAAAGAGGAGTGGAAGGAGCCGTGCACAATTGCGCGCGAGGTCGATGCGGGCAGCGAAAAGGCGGTACGTCTGTTTTTCGAGTCGTTCTTCGTGCCGCATCAGGTGGTCAATGCCGACGGCTCGGACAGCGGGCTCGTGACCGGCTATTACGAACCGCTCCTGCGCGGCGCGCGCAAGCGCGGCGGTCCGTATCAGACGCCATTGCATCGTGCGCCGGACGACTTGCTGACGATCGATCTGACAAGCGTCTATCCGGAGCTGAAAGGCATGCGTTTGAAGGGGCGGGTGGTCGGCAACAAGGTGATGCCGTATCCCTCGCGCGCCGACATGACCCAGTCCAATGCGCTCTCGGGCAAAGAGTTGCTATGGGTCGATGATCCTGTCGAGGCGTTTTTCCTGCAGGTGCAGGGATCGGGGCGGGTGCAATTGGCCGATACGAAGGAGGTGGTGCGTGTTGCCTACGCCGATCAGAATGGACATCCTTACAAGTCCATCGGTCGTTATCTGGTGGACAAGGGCGCGATGACGCTTGAGCAGGCATCCGCGCAAAGCATCAAGGCATGGGTCGCCGCAAATCCAGCCCGTCAGCAGGAATTACTCAATGCCAATCCGAGTTATGTATTCTTCAAGGAAGAAAAGCTCGCCGATTCGAGCCGGGGGCCGAAAGGAGCGCTCGGCGTGCCGCTGACGCCGCAGCGTTCGATCGCAGTCGATCCGCAATTCGTGCCTTTGGGTGCGCCCGTATTTCTGGCGACGACTTTGCCGGGCAAGGATGTTCCGTTGCAGCGGCTGGTGATGGCCCAAGACACCGGGGGCGCGATCAAGACTGCGGTGCGCGCCGATTATTTTTGGGGCTTCGGTGCGGAAGCAGGCGAAAAGGCGGGGAAGATGAAACAGCGCGGCATGCTGTGGGTCCTTTTGCCGAAATTTTCCGAAAGCGCGAACGGCAGCAAATGA
- the apaG gene encoding Co2+/Mg2+ efflux protein ApaG yields MAAYEFTVTVKTRYLEEQSEPERSHYVFAYTITIRNTGQVAAQLISRHWIIVDANNDVEEVRGLGVVGHQPLLKPGEQFEYTSGTAMATPQGSMKGKYFCVAEDGAQFEASIPEFVLSLPRTLH; encoded by the coding sequence ATGGCCGCCTACGAATTTACCGTCACCGTCAAGACCCGGTACCTGGAAGAGCAATCGGAACCGGAGCGTTCCCATTATGTATTTGCCTACACGATCACGATCAGGAATACGGGGCAAGTCGCCGCGCAATTGATTTCACGCCACTGGATCATCGTCGACGCGAACAACGACGTCGAGGAAGTGCGCGGCCTCGGTGTCGTCGGACATCAGCCGTTGCTCAAGCCGGGTGAGCAATTCGAATACACCAGCGGCACGGCGATGGCCACGCCGCAAGGCTCGATGAAGGGGAAGTATTTCTGCGTTGCCGAGGATGGCGCGCAGTTCGAGGCAAGCATTCCGGAATTCGTGTTGAGCTTGCCGCGCACCTTGCATTAG
- the rpe gene encoding ribulose-phosphate 3-epimerase → MPNYRIAPSILSADFARLGEEVRNVVAAGADIIHFDVMDNHYVPNLTIGPLVCEAIRPHVQVPIDVHLMVKPVDHIVPDFAKAGANIITFHPEASEHIDRTLQLIRDNGCKAGLVFNPATPLHYLDHVMDKLDIILIMSVNPGFGGQSFIPEALKKIAAVRQRIDESGRDVMLEVDGGIKIENIADAARAGADTFVAGSAIFGKPDYKTVIDAMREKLAQA, encoded by the coding sequence ATGCCAAATTATCGTATCGCGCCTAGCATTCTCTCCGCCGATTTCGCCCGCCTGGGCGAGGAAGTGCGCAATGTCGTTGCCGCCGGTGCCGACATCATCCACTTCGATGTGATGGACAACCATTACGTCCCCAATCTGACCATCGGACCGCTGGTATGCGAAGCGATTCGCCCGCATGTGCAGGTGCCGATCGACGTGCATCTGATGGTCAAGCCGGTGGATCACATCGTGCCGGATTTTGCCAAGGCGGGTGCGAACATCATCACATTCCATCCGGAGGCGTCCGAACATATCGACCGTACGCTGCAACTGATCCGCGACAATGGCTGCAAGGCCGGTCTGGTGTTCAATCCCGCCACGCCGCTGCATTATCTCGACCATGTGATGGACAAGCTCGACATCATTCTGATCATGTCGGTCAATCCCGGCTTCGGCGGTCAGTCCTTCATTCCCGAGGCACTGAAAAAGATCGCCGCGGTACGCCAGCGCATCGACGAATCGGGGCGCGACGTCATGCTGGAAGTCGATGGCGGCATCAAGATCGAGAACATCGCCGATGCGGCGCGCGCCGGCGCGGACACCTTCGTGGCGGGCTCGGCGATTTTCGGCAAGCCGGATTACAAGACCGTCATCGACGCCATGCGCGAAAAGCTGGCGCAGGCATGA
- a CDS encoding phosphoglycolate phosphatase encodes MNAPERIALRGIRAAIIDLDGTMLHTAPDFHVAVNRMRAELDLAPLAIETITNFVGKGTENLMRRVLAVDFDADGVERHFPQALESYQRHYLAINGDYSSVYPGVREGLGELQAKGVRLACVTNKPIAFALPLLEKTGLRPYFELVYGGDSLPKKKPDPYPFLKVCEDFGVQPQEAVAIGDSSNDAQAARAAGCRVLNVPYGYNHGKPIHDVDSDGIVSSLLDAAHLISA; translated from the coding sequence ATGAACGCGCCGGAACGCATTGCCTTGCGCGGCATTCGCGCCGCCATCATCGATCTGGACGGCACCATGCTGCACACGGCACCGGACTTTCATGTCGCCGTCAATCGCATGCGTGCAGAACTGGACCTTGCTCCGCTTGCGATCGAGACGATCACGAACTTTGTCGGCAAGGGAACGGAGAATCTGATGCGCCGCGTGCTGGCCGTCGATTTCGATGCCGACGGTGTCGAGCGGCATTTCCCGCAGGCGCTGGAATCCTATCAGCGGCATTACCTCGCGATCAACGGCGACTATTCCAGCGTCTATCCTGGCGTTCGTGAAGGCTTGGGTGAGCTGCAAGCGAAAGGCGTGCGGCTGGCCTGCGTGACGAACAAGCCGATCGCATTCGCGCTGCCTTTGCTGGAGAAAACCGGTCTGCGTCCCTATTTCGAGCTGGTGTATGGCGGCGATTCGCTGCCGAAAAAGAAGCCCGATCCCTATCCGTTTCTGAAGGTGTGCGAGGATTTCGGCGTGCAGCCGCAAGAGGCAGTCGCGATCGGCGACTCGTCCAACGACGCGCAGGCGGCGCGTGCGGCCGGCTGCCGAGTCTTGAACGTGCCCTATGGTTACAACCATGGCAAACCTATACACGACGTCGATTCGGATGGTATAGTTTCCTCGCTGCTCGATGCAGCGCATCTTATTTCTGCATAA